One genomic window of Deinococcus aetherius includes the following:
- a CDS encoding cupin domain-containing protein, translated as MLDERRRQDMKAHATTHPRIIQILGSTITLHHTSADTNGEWSLLEYDCPAQFTGPPPHIHDTFEEVFHVLSGRLTFTLGGETTVAGAGETVRVPRGVPHTFSNPEAERARFLILNTPGGFERYFMELAPIVAASPVWPPEDRSVLAGLAHFDQRPA; from the coding sequence ATGCTCGACGAGCGAAGGAGGCAGGACATGAAGGCCCACGCCACAACCCATCCCCGCATCATCCAGATTCTCGGTTCCACGATCACCCTGCACCACACGAGCGCGGACACGAACGGCGAGTGGTCCCTGCTGGAGTACGACTGCCCGGCGCAGTTCACCGGTCCACCCCCCCACATCCACGACACCTTCGAGGAGGTCTTCCACGTCCTCTCGGGCCGCCTCACGTTCACGCTCGGCGGCGAGACCACCGTGGCGGGCGCGGGTGAGACCGTTCGGGTCCCCAGGGGCGTTCCCCACACGTTCTCCAATCCCGAGGCCGAGCGGGCCCGCTTCCTCATCCTGAACACCCCGGGCGGCTTCGAGCGCTACTTCATGGAACTCGCGCCCATCGTCGCTGCCTCGCCCGTCTGGCCTCCCGAGGACCGCTCGGTGCTCGCTGGACTCGCCCACTTCGACCAGCGCCCGGCTTGA
- a CDS encoding SDR family NAD(P)-dependent oxidoreductase, producing MLDLTGKVILVTGGSRGIGAATVRTLAAAGAQVIVHYGQSGGEAEAIVRDLGEDKALALGADLSRPGVAVDLFREAISWRGRIDVLVNNAGVAPSVTVDEPLGEWAETWARTLQVNLIAVADLCREAILHFRGRGGGIIVNVASRAAFRGDNPDAMHYAASKGGVIALTRSIARGYARENILAYAVAPGWVRTDMAAGYVREHAADIAREIPLGDVAPPEEVANTVAFLASGLARHMTGATLDINGASYVR from the coding sequence ATGCTGGATTTGACGGGCAAGGTCATTCTCGTGACGGGCGGCTCACGCGGCATCGGCGCCGCGACGGTTCGCACGCTGGCAGCGGCCGGGGCGCAGGTCATCGTGCACTACGGCCAGAGTGGGGGAGAGGCCGAGGCCATCGTGCGAGACCTCGGGGAGGACAAGGCACTCGCCCTCGGCGCCGACCTTTCCCGACCCGGGGTCGCGGTGGACCTGTTCCGGGAGGCTATCTCCTGGCGGGGCCGCATCGACGTGCTCGTGAACAACGCGGGCGTCGCCCCGAGCGTGACGGTGGACGAGCCTCTCGGCGAGTGGGCCGAGACCTGGGCGCGGACCTTGCAGGTCAACCTGATCGCCGTCGCCGACCTGTGCCGCGAGGCGATCCTGCACTTTCGCGGGCGGGGGGGCGGGATCATCGTCAACGTGGCGAGCCGGGCGGCCTTTCGCGGGGACAACCCCGACGCGATGCACTACGCGGCGTCGAAGGGGGGCGTGATCGCGCTGACCCGTTCCATCGCGCGGGGGTACGCCCGCGAGAACATCCTCGCCTACGCCGTCGCTCCTGGGTGGGTGCGCACCGACATGGCGGCGGGGTATGTGCGCGAGCACGCGGCGGACATCGCGCGGGAGATTCCGCTGGGGGACGTGGCTCCCCCGGAGGAGGTCGCCAACACGGTGGCCTTTCTGGCCTCGGGGCTGGCGCGGCACATGACGGGGGCGACCCTCGACATCAACGGCGCCTCCTACGTCCGCTAG
- a CDS encoding peptidase associated/transthyretin-like domain-containing protein, with translation MNAARIVSALLLATTLAACGETTATGPVTEPPVVNPPSDPGTTDPSQPTPYTMKGVVRNASGEPLAGVEVWADNTLYDNMNVLGRTDAQGRYSLSLPRDQLGTWQAGGAFKTVYNGDAYELGMEVDNTASFATDAGAIRNFTVKTSGEKPGGGYYGGTVWVYGNYKNGDFKNRYVELTLTPDGPLLDGSTGETLKRFVDGNTVADVPIGRYTVTARYLPEGGAPRNMLVMRQDEDTFAPSTTLMFRKEPKYGVMTDFNLQLAPQP, from the coding sequence ATGAATGCAGCCAGAATCGTCAGTGCCCTGCTCCTCGCCACCACGCTTGCCGCCTGCGGCGAAACCACCGCAACGGGCCCGGTCACCGAGCCACCCGTTGTGAACCCGCCCAGCGATCCCGGCACGACCGATCCCAGCCAGCCCACGCCGTACACCATGAAAGGCGTCGTGAGAAACGCCTCCGGGGAGCCGCTCGCCGGGGTGGAAGTGTGGGCCGACAACACGCTGTACGACAACATGAACGTCCTGGGCCGGACCGACGCACAGGGCCGCTACAGCCTCTCGCTGCCGCGCGACCAGCTCGGCACCTGGCAGGCGGGCGGCGCGTTCAAGACGGTGTACAACGGGGACGCCTACGAGCTGGGTATGGAGGTGGACAATACCGCGTCGTTTGCCACCGACGCGGGCGCCATCCGCAACTTCACTGTGAAGACCTCGGGCGAGAAGCCCGGCGGCGGATACTACGGCGGAACCGTGTGGGTGTACGGCAACTACAAGAACGGCGACTTCAAGAACAGGTACGTGGAACTCACCCTCACCCCGGACGGGCCGCTGCTGGACGGCAGCACGGGCGAGACCCTGAAGCGCTTCGTGGACGGCAATACGGTCGCGGACGTGCCGATTGGCCGGTACACCGTCACGGCCCGCTACCTGCCCGAGGGCGGCGCTCCCCGGAACATGCTGGTGATGCGCCAGGACGAGGACACCTTCGCGCCCTCGACCACCCTGATGTTCCGCAAGGAGCCGAAGTACGGCGTCATGACCGACTTCAACCTCCAGCTCGCCCCGCAGCCCTGA
- a CDS encoding carboxypeptidase-like regulatory domain-containing protein, translating to MNRTLKTLTALLGLTLSLAGQALASAPRTISGTVTAAGGHSLKDTVIIACPKGDCDSDDVKGAVIDSKKARADFTIRDLDDVPYAIYAVQDNDGDEDVSVGDWVDRNLLAEKEAPLVRVGTGNVKLELVEVKRTATAPGTSAQAQSNSNTTPGASSAATAQRGFITGTVVNEQGVPLPGVEVVADNTLGYNSNLITRTDAQGRYRIDVRNAPVTFNVTASLSIRYDGYSASVALVPQTPETVPGGVGGVRNFTFKPKPLSQADPYGNLACVFVEREAGNFDIDPAQVILTLTPVGKLADGSTGKVRQTKLVMSGSGWVAANVMWGTYKVTGTMNGRPIELRRRIPGMETYPWGMSYTGGFTRDYQALQPNMFLEIRLPKN from the coding sequence ATGAACCGAACCCTCAAGACCCTGACCGCCCTGCTGGGCCTCACCCTCTCCCTGGCAGGCCAGGCCCTGGCGTCCGCCCCCCGCACCATCAGCGGCACGGTCACGGCGGCGGGCGGGCACTCCCTCAAGGACACGGTGATCATCGCCTGCCCGAAGGGAGACTGCGACTCGGACGACGTGAAGGGCGCCGTGATCGACAGCAAGAAGGCCAGGGCGGACTTCACCATCAGGGACCTCGACGACGTGCCCTACGCCATCTACGCCGTGCAGGACAACGACGGGGACGAGGACGTGAGCGTGGGCGACTGGGTGGACCGCAATCTGCTGGCGGAAAAGGAAGCGCCCCTTGTCAGGGTCGGCACGGGGAACGTGAAGCTCGAACTCGTGGAGGTGAAGAGGACGGCCACCGCGCCGGGCACCAGCGCGCAGGCCCAGTCCAACTCCAACACGACCCCTGGGGCGTCCAGCGCCGCGACCGCGCAGCGAGGCTTCATCACGGGAACGGTCGTGAACGAGCAGGGCGTGCCGCTGCCCGGCGTCGAGGTCGTCGCGGACAACACGCTCGGGTACAACAGCAACCTCATCACCCGCACCGACGCGCAGGGGCGGTACAGGATCGACGTTCGCAACGCGCCCGTCACCTTCAACGTCACCGCCAGCCTGTCCATCAGGTACGACGGCTACTCGGCCAGTGTCGCCCTCGTGCCCCAGACCCCGGAGACCGTGCCCGGCGGCGTGGGCGGCGTGCGCAACTTCACCTTCAAACCCAAGCCCCTCTCGCAGGCCGATCCCTACGGCAACCTCGCCTGCGTGTTCGTCGAGCGGGAGGCGGGCAACTTCGACATTGACCCCGCGCAGGTGATCCTGACCCTCACGCCCGTCGGCAAGCTCGCGGACGGCTCCACCGGCAAGGTGCGGCAGACGAAGCTCGTCATGAGCGGCTCGGGCTGGGTCGCGGCGAACGTGATGTGGGGGACCTACAAGGTCACGGGCACCATGAACGGGCGACCCATCGAACTCCGGCGGCGTATCCCTGGGATGGAGACCTACCCGTGGGGCATGAGCTACACGGGCGGCTTTACCCGCGACTACCAGGCACTCCAGCCGAACATGTTCCTGGAGATTCGCCTGCCGAAAAACTGA
- a CDS encoding zinc-dependent alcohol dehydrogenase family protein, which translates to MQAVLYREFQTRPELVSVPDPAPPGDGVVVRVGATGVCRSDWHGWMGHDPDITLPHVPGHELAGTVVEVGRHVRAWQVGDRVTVPFVSGCGRCPECRSGNQQVCERQFQPGFTHWGSFAEYVALHHAEGNLVRLPDTLDFVTAASLGCRFATSFRALALQGRVRGGEWVAVHGCGGVGLSAVMIAVALGAGVIAVDIDDGKLRLARDLGATLTVNGRETPDVAGAVRDLTGGGAHVSLDALGHPETCANSVASLRTRGRHVQVGLLLAGQRHPPIPMDRVVARELEIYGSHGMAAHTYPGMLGMIERGVLKPERLVGRRIGLEDAADALVEMDRFPGPGVTVVDRLGTRGAGATGVPGR; encoded by the coding sequence ATGCAGGCCGTCCTCTACCGCGAGTTTCAGACCCGCCCCGAACTCGTCAGCGTCCCCGACCCCGCGCCTCCGGGGGACGGGGTGGTCGTGCGGGTCGGCGCCACCGGGGTGTGCCGCAGCGACTGGCACGGCTGGATGGGCCACGACCCCGACATTACCCTGCCCCACGTGCCGGGCCACGAACTCGCCGGGACGGTCGTGGAGGTCGGCCGACACGTCCGCGCGTGGCAGGTGGGCGACCGGGTGACCGTCCCCTTCGTCTCGGGCTGCGGGCGTTGCCCGGAGTGCCGCTCCGGCAACCAGCAGGTCTGCGAGCGCCAGTTCCAGCCCGGCTTCACCCACTGGGGCTCGTTCGCCGAGTACGTCGCGCTGCACCACGCCGAGGGGAACCTCGTGCGGCTGCCCGACACGCTGGACTTCGTGACGGCGGCGAGCCTGGGGTGCCGCTTCGCCACGTCCTTCCGGGCGCTCGCCTTGCAGGGCCGGGTGCGCGGCGGGGAATGGGTCGCCGTCCACGGCTGCGGCGGGGTGGGCTTATCGGCCGTCATGATCGCGGTGGCCCTCGGGGCCGGGGTGATCGCCGTGGACATTGACGACGGGAAACTGCGCCTCGCCCGGGACCTCGGCGCCACCCTGACGGTCAACGGCCGGGAGACGCCCGACGTGGCCGGGGCCGTCCGCGACCTCACCGGCGGCGGGGCCCACGTCTCGCTCGACGCGCTGGGGCACCCCGAGACCTGCGCCAACTCGGTCGCCAGCCTGCGGACGCGCGGCAGACACGTCCAGGTCGGCCTGCTCCTGGCCGGTCAGCGCCACCCGCCGATCCCGATGGACCGGGTGGTCGCCCGCGAACTGGAAATCTACGGCAGCCACGGGATGGCGGCCCACACCTATCCCGGGATGCTGGGCATGATCGAGCGCGGCGTCCTGAAACCGGAGCGCCTCGTCGGGCGGCGGATCGGCCTGGAGGACGCGGCGGACGCCCTCGTGGAGATGGACCGTTTTCCCGGGCCGGGCGTGACCGTGGTGGACCGCCTGGGCACGCGGGGCGCCGGGGCCACGGGCGTTCCCGGGAGGTAG
- a CDS encoding ATP-binding protein, with protein MNPAISTAPPPFQPTIDALSAHVAVVDSGGWIVAVNRAWRQFCEDNGGAAGSCGVGSNYLAVCGGEGGGEGEACAMTLGLLAVLRGEVPEFVLAYPCHSPREQRWFRARVTPVRAEGGHVTHAVVAHENITERELGLLALQESEARFRALADVTPIGMAVGTLDGELEYVNEAFLRLVGVERAAYAGGRINWLDLTPPEWRHTDRLAAAQVAERGVSRPYEKEYRRPDGTRVPVLLALAGYGVGGRERLCGYMLDLTDRKRAEAELRDLNTRLEALVEQRTGELMDLNLELQAYAEAVTRQLRAPVARVLNFARLLRAGLDASLGERQRLHFGHLHSEAERVAGLLEDLREFTARPAPPPHGEVPLAVLVAQVRSDLLPLTRGRRVEWRVGELPTVRGDPLRLRQAVTHLLTNALKFTRGREQALIEVGARREAGEWVVLVRDNGVGFDSAHAGELFRVFARLHPEMEGTGVGLANVRRVIQQHGGRVGAHAEPGAGATFWVTFPCAPGEGAP; from the coding sequence GTGAATCCCGCGATCTCCACCGCCCCGCCGCCCTTCCAGCCGACCATCGACGCCCTGAGCGCCCACGTCGCGGTGGTGGACTCGGGCGGGTGGATCGTCGCCGTCAACCGGGCGTGGCGGCAGTTTTGCGAGGACAACGGCGGGGCGGCGGGGAGCTGCGGCGTGGGCAGCAACTACCTGGCGGTGTGCGGGGGGGAGGGGGGCGGCGAGGGCGAGGCCTGCGCGATGACGCTGGGGCTGCTCGCCGTCCTGCGCGGCGAGGTGCCGGAGTTCGTGCTGGCCTATCCATGCCACTCGCCCCGGGAGCAGCGCTGGTTTCGCGCCCGGGTGACGCCCGTGCGGGCGGAGGGGGGCCACGTCACCCACGCGGTCGTCGCCCACGAGAACATCACCGAGCGCGAGCTGGGGCTGCTCGCCCTCCAGGAGAGCGAGGCCCGCTTCCGGGCGCTGGCCGACGTGACGCCCATCGGCATGGCGGTGGGCACGCTGGACGGCGAGCTGGAGTACGTGAACGAGGCCTTCTTGCGGCTCGTCGGCGTGGAGCGCGCGGCCTACGCGGGGGGGAGGATCAACTGGCTCGACCTCACGCCCCCCGAGTGGCGGCACACTGACCGGCTCGCGGCGGCGCAGGTGGCCGAGCGCGGGGTGTCGCGGCCCTACGAGAAGGAGTACCGCCGCCCCGACGGCACCCGCGTTCCGGTGCTCCTCGCCCTGGCGGGCTACGGGGTGGGGGGGCGCGAGCGGCTGTGCGGGTACATGCTCGACCTGACCGACCGCAAGCGCGCCGAGGCCGAGCTGCGTGACCTCAACACCCGCCTGGAGGCCCTGGTGGAGCAGCGCACGGGCGAGCTGATGGACCTCAACCTCGAACTCCAGGCGTACGCGGAGGCGGTGACCCGGCAGTTGCGGGCGCCCGTCGCCCGGGTGCTCAACTTCGCCCGGCTGCTGCGGGCCGGGCTCGACGCCTCGCTGGGGGAGCGTCAGCGCCTGCACTTCGGGCACCTCCACAGCGAGGCCGAGCGCGTCGCGGGCCTGCTGGAGGACCTGCGCGAGTTCACCGCCCGCCCCGCGCCGCCCCCCCACGGGGAGGTCCCGCTGGCCGTGCTCGTGGCCCAGGTCAGAAGCGACCTGTTGCCGCTCACGCGCGGACGGCGGGTCGAGTGGCGGGTGGGCGAGCTGCCCACCGTGCGGGGCGACCCCCTGCGGCTGAGGCAGGCCGTCACGCACCTCCTGACCAACGCCCTGAAGTTCACTCGCGGACGCGAGCAGGCGCTGATCGAGGTCGGGGCGCGGCGGGAGGCGGGCGAGTGGGTGGTCCTCGTGCGCGACAACGGGGTGGGCTTCGATTCGGCGCACGCGGGCGAACTCTTCCGGGTCTTCGCCCGGCTCCACCCCGAGATGGAGGGCACCGGCGTGGGGCTGGCGAACGTCCGCCGGGTGATCCAGCAGCACGGCGGCCGGGTGGGGGCGCACGCCGAACCCGGGGCGGGGGCAACGTTCTGGGTGACCTTTCCATGCGCCCCCGGGGAGGGAGCGCCGTAG